Below is a window of Camelina sativa cultivar DH55 chromosome 11, Cs, whole genome shotgun sequence DNA.
CATACCAAATATAGCTTCattacaaactttaaaaaaaaaaatagagaaaaataaaatcaatatgaAAACCGTTTGATATATCTATATAGAAAAGACAGATACACTTACAGACATATttcttacacaaaaaaaaaaaaaaaaaaaaaaaaaaNNNNNNNNNNNNNNNNNNNNNNNNNNNNNNNNNNNNNNNNNNNNNNNNNNNNNNNNNNNNNNNNNNNNNNNNNNNNNNNNNNNNNNNNNNNNNNNNNNNNNNNNNNNNNNNNNNNNNNNNNNNNNNNNNNNNNNNNNNNNNNNNNNNNNNNNNNNNNNNNNNNNNNNNNNNNNNNNNNNNNNNNNNNNNNNNNNNNNNNNNNNNNNNNNNNNNNNNNNNNNNNNNNNNNNNNNNNNNNNNNNNNNNNNNNNNNNNNNNNNNNNNNNNNNNNNNNNNNNNNNNNNNNNNNNNNNNNNNNNNNNNNNNNNNNNNNNNNNNNNNNAAAAAAATGATtaacaaaaatagagaaattaagTGAATCGGTAACCTGAGATTTGGGCTCACGTatcttctgcttctttttcAGTGCATCATCGCCCGTTTCCTGTAAATCCCAAAAAAACGAACAAATGCGAAGCCATTAACAGTTAAAATAAAAGCtcaaaatgagaaaaaacaaaaaaagaaacaaaagaatggaAGGATTACAGTGGAGGGAGAAGCGGAAGCTTTGCGCTTCTGGGTTTTCCCCATTTCCGGCGGCAGAGAAGTGGAAGAAGCGGAAGCTTTAATCCTAAGACTTTTGGGTTTTCCCCGTTGCCAGCGGGAGAGAAGTGAAAGaagtggaaactttctattacTTATttatatcctcatcttcttcttcttttttttcttattttggtttgggctcggtttttacttttattgacCCAGGCCTTTTTAAATTCTTGGGCTTTTCATGAATGCAAAATATAGcacaaacacacacacccaGATTTGATGAGATATTAATTAAAGGTACGATCATCTGCGATCAATTGTTGTTATATACTTTGgataatcaaatcatataaacaCTACTTGTGACTCTGATCAAGTAGTTTTATTAGCTTCCATGTCAAATTTCCCTTAACGTGTAAAACTGaaagatatataagaaaacaatgtaaaaatatatataatttgttattaaaatttgCATTAAAACAATATTCTCCAGTTCATAATTGAATTTACCGACTTAACCGCATTTCCTCGGACAAGAGCAGTACAAGCAGGAGATAAAATGAGAACTACACACACCTTTATACAAAGGATTCAACAGAACCCCCACAACACTACTCTCTCACTAACAACTGAATTTAAAAATGTCGTTTAAAATTGTTAAACGTTTTTAAAAGagtatatgaatatattttttatgtccATACATaacccaaacacacaaaaaaaaaaaagtaaagaagagtaaattcttaaaataataaaaatccaAAGAGCTATGTTCAACTTTGTTTGTAATATGTAATAGAGTTTTAATTAGCTTTAGTTAGATTGCGGTGTACTTTATATACGCCCCGGCTCTTCAGTCTTCTCGTGTGATGGATCGATCATTCATTCACGCGTAGTTACATAGACCATAGACGCAGAACTCGCCGACTTCACACGGATTGTTACACTGTCCACAATGACGTTTGTCGTAAGCCAAGTAAACGCATTGGCCGCGACAACATGTTTGTGAGAACTTGCATTTGTTCTTACACGCGCCGCAGTTCTTGTCGTCATTGCTCACGTCTATGCACTTGTTGCTGCAGCATGTCACCGTCGAGTTGCTTCCTCCGCCTCCGTAGAGATTACATATTTCAGGGTCCTTGTTGCAATGGTCCGCAGCGTTAGGGTTTCGCTCGCCTACTTCCTTCTGAGCCAAGAACCGACTTGGCCTTATAGTAGGCGTACCCGGTACATCGAAGCTCGTGAGCTccacggtggtggtggttgtggttCTGGTTGTGATGACTGCGATTGTGATTGCGGTTGTTATAGCGATGGTCACGAGTAGCTTCAAGAGGGCCATTTTCTTCGGAGCTTTGGGGTTGTGTGCgtgaaagggagagagagagaggttgttcttcttttttcttcttagagagactgtgagagagaaagaattgAGAATGGTGAGGAAGGAGAGGATGGAGTTAggatttatatatagttgtcgTCAACTAGAGTTGACGCAGGAAGTGCGGTAACaaaatgtgattatatatttatttttcgtttAGTTTTTGTAAGTATTTTATGATTATGTGTGTTTTGtccataaaaataaacaaataaaggaaacaGTTAGAATACAAACTATGTGCATGTATACATTGTTATGGTGCATGCATTACGTCTTTAGGAATAgagaagaaatacaaaaatatgtatttaacatgTTTACATGATGAAACCAGTTGACTACTTGTttcaagatattttatttagttgttAGATGAACTTTTACCACAGGAGATAATTAATCCATCCCCATTGGCCGACCTAAGGTAATTCAGGCGAGTTGAACGGAGAAGCAAAGGcgtccaatttttttaaaaatgattttttattggTAGCGAGAACCAAGaaacattgatttttctttctaatatagGCAAAATTATTAGACAAGCCAGCTTTAACTTGTGTATTAGAAAACTCGTTCCTCCATGTTTAATCAGCCAGCAATACAATTAATCTACATATATACTTTGAAGATGAAAAGTTCATTACAAGTATGCATGCAACACTACGTTAACTAATGAAGTTAAACTACGCTCCTGTTGACACGAATTGGTTCTTAATCAATTAGCTTTTGACACAATTTTATCATTCACGTTTTTGTATTACTACTCAGCTGGAATAGGTCGTGTGTTCGTCAAGTATTCTTTTTCCATCT
It encodes the following:
- the LOC104722200 gene encoding stigma-specific STIG1-like protein 1 — translated: MALLKLLVTIAITTAITIAVITTRTTTTTTVELTSFDVPGTPTIRPSRFLAQKEVGERNPNAADHCNKDPEICNLYGGGGSNSTVTCCSNKCIDVSNDDKNCGACKNKCKFSQTCCRGQCVYLAYDKRHCGQCNNPCEVGEFCVYGLCNYA